A window of the Streptomyces finlayi genome harbors these coding sequences:
- a CDS encoding acetyl-CoA C-acetyltransferase, giving the protein MPEAVIVSAARSPIGRAFKGSLKDLRADDLTATIIQTALAKVPELDPRDIDDLMLGCGLPGGEQGNNLGRIIAVQMGMDHLPGCTVTRYCSSSLQTSRMALHAIKAGEGDVFISAGVEMVSRFVKGNSDSLPDTHNPLFAEAEARTAARAEQEGATWHDPREDGVVPDAYISMGQTAENLARLKGVTRQDMDEFGVRSQNLAEAAIKNGFWEREITPVTTPDGTVVSQDDGPRAGVTLEGVQGLKPVFRPDGLVTAANCCPLNDGAAALVIMSDTKARELGLTPLARIVSTGVSGLSPEIMGYGPVEASKQALKRAGLTVDDIDLAEINEAFAAQVIPSYRDLGLPLDKVNVNGGAIAVGHPFGMTGARITGTLINSLQFHDKQFGLETMCVGGGQGMAMVIERLS; this is encoded by the coding sequence ATGCCCGAAGCCGTGATCGTCTCTGCTGCCCGTTCGCCGATCGGCCGGGCCTTCAAGGGGTCCCTCAAGGACCTGCGCGCGGACGACCTGACCGCCACCATCATCCAGACCGCGCTGGCCAAGGTCCCCGAGCTGGACCCCCGGGACATCGATGACCTGATGCTCGGCTGCGGCCTCCCCGGCGGCGAGCAGGGCAACAACCTGGGCCGCATCATCGCCGTGCAGATGGGGATGGACCACCTTCCCGGCTGCACGGTCACCCGCTACTGCTCGTCCTCGCTGCAGACCAGCCGCATGGCGCTGCACGCCATCAAGGCCGGCGAGGGTGACGTGTTCATCTCGGCCGGTGTCGAGATGGTGTCCCGCTTCGTGAAGGGCAACTCCGACAGCCTGCCGGACACGCACAACCCGCTGTTCGCCGAGGCCGAGGCGCGCACCGCGGCGCGCGCCGAGCAGGAGGGCGCGACCTGGCACGACCCCCGCGAGGACGGCGTCGTCCCGGACGCGTACATCTCGATGGGGCAGACCGCGGAGAACCTGGCCCGGCTCAAGGGCGTCACGCGCCAGGACATGGACGAGTTCGGCGTGCGTTCGCAGAACCTCGCCGAAGCGGCCATCAAGAACGGCTTCTGGGAGCGCGAGATCACCCCGGTGACGACGCCGGACGGCACCGTCGTCTCGCAGGACGACGGCCCGCGCGCGGGCGTCACCCTTGAGGGCGTCCAGGGCCTGAAGCCGGTCTTCCGCCCCGACGGCCTGGTCACCGCGGCCAACTGCTGCCCGCTCAACGACGGCGCCGCCGCCCTGGTGATCATGTCGGACACCAAGGCGCGCGAGCTGGGCCTGACCCCGCTGGCCCGGATCGTGTCGACCGGCGTCTCCGGCCTGTCCCCCGAGATCATGGGCTACGGTCCGGTCGAGGCCAGCAAGCAGGCGCTGAAGCGCGCGGGCCTGACCGTCGACGACATCGACCTGGCCGAGATCAACGAGGCGTTCGCCGCCCAGGTCATCCCCTCGTACCGCGACCTCGGCCTGCCGCTGGACAAGGTCAACGTCAACGGCGGCGCCATCGCCGTCGGCCACCCCTTCGGCATGACCGGCGCCCGGATCACCGGCACGCTGATCAACAGCCTGCAGTTCCACGACAAGCAGTTCGGCCTGGAGACCATGTGCGTGGGCGGCGGCCAGGGCATGGCCATGGTCATCGAGCGCCTCAGCTAG
- a CDS encoding SGNH/GDSL hydrolase family protein: MARRIAAGAAYGGGSIGLIGAATVGVVLAEVQLAKKQVGGGTAPVPPPADGRYGVAFTSPADPLRLTMLGDSTAAGQGVRRAGQTPGALLASGLAAVSERPVDLRNVALPGARSDDLERQVSLVLADPARVPDVCVIMIGANDVTHRMPATQSVRCLTTAVRRLRTAGAEVIVGTCPDLGTIEPVYQPLRWLARRVSRQLAAAQTIGAVEQGGRTVSLGDLLGPEFAANPRELFGPDNYHPSAEGYATAAMAMLPTVCAALGLWPETDRLDGARREGMLPVAKAASRAAREAGTEVTGARAPWALLKHRRRRRLPATAVPAGEPVMHEVTNDATDEATDTEKGPAHREARQTD, from the coding sequence GTGGCACGGCGGATCGCTGCGGGCGCTGCTTACGGTGGCGGCAGCATCGGGCTGATCGGAGCCGCGACGGTAGGTGTGGTGCTGGCCGAGGTCCAGCTGGCGAAGAAGCAGGTGGGCGGGGGTACGGCACCGGTGCCCCCGCCCGCGGACGGGCGGTACGGGGTGGCGTTCACCAGCCCCGCCGACCCGTTGCGGCTCACGATGCTCGGTGACTCGACGGCGGCCGGCCAGGGGGTCCGCAGGGCCGGGCAGACGCCGGGCGCGCTGCTCGCGTCGGGACTGGCGGCCGTTTCCGAACGGCCGGTGGATCTGCGGAACGTCGCGCTGCCGGGTGCGCGGTCCGACGACCTGGAGCGCCAGGTCTCGCTGGTGCTGGCCGATCCGGCGCGGGTGCCCGATGTGTGCGTGATCATGATCGGGGCGAACGACGTGACGCACCGGATGCCCGCCACGCAGTCGGTGCGGTGTCTGACCACGGCGGTCCGCAGGCTGCGGACCGCCGGCGCCGAGGTCATCGTGGGTACGTGCCCGGACCTGGGGACGATCGAGCCGGTCTACCAGCCGCTGCGCTGGCTGGCCCGCCGGGTGAGCCGACAGCTGGCGGCCGCCCAGACCATCGGCGCCGTGGAGCAGGGCGGGCGCACGGTGTCGCTGGGCGATCTGCTGGGGCCGGAGTTCGCGGCGAATCCGCGCGAGCTGTTCGGCCCGGACAACTACCACCCGTCGGCGGAGGGGTACGCGACGGCTGCGATGGCGATGCTGCCCACCGTGTGCGCGGCGCTGGGCCTGTGGCCGGAGACGGACCGGCTGGACGGGGCGCGGCGCGAGGGCATGCTGCCGGTGGCCAAGGCGGCTTCCAGGGCGGCACGGGAGGCCGGTACGGAGGTCACGGGCGCCCGGGCACCCTGGGCCCTCCTCAAGCACCGCAGGCGGCGGCGTCTGCCCGCGACCGCGGTACCGGCGGGGGAGCCGGTCATGCACGAGGTCACGAACGACGCCACGGACGAGGCCACGGACACGGAGAAGGGCCCGGCACACCGGGAGGCGCGGCAGACCGACTGA